A region from the Desulfomarina profundi genome encodes:
- a CDS encoding ABC transporter permease, producing the protein MLIYTLKRLGLALVVMVTVSLISFMLLRVSGDPAISLAGEGASSEEIEFVRVQYGFDRPLLVQYFEWAERALHGDLGNSPYLNQPVAQMLKERMGVTIILGISALSFAMLLSIPLGMLAAIRPNTWIDRIALSISVMGQAMPSFWFGLILIIFFGVHLRWLPISGSDSWRHFVMPTIALGYYATPAIMRLVRSGMIEVLASDHIRTARAKGLRWPKILFKHTLRNAIIPVVAVAAVQLGFMLGGSIVIESIFALNGLGNLAWVSISRSDLPVVQAIVLFLSTTYIILTFLADLLNAFLDPRIRSI; encoded by the coding sequence ATGCTGATTTATACTCTAAAACGTCTGGGCCTTGCCCTGGTTGTGATGGTGACGGTCTCCCTTATCAGTTTTATGTTGTTGCGGGTGTCGGGAGACCCTGCCATCTCCCTGGCAGGAGAAGGCGCGAGCAGTGAGGAGATTGAATTTGTCAGGGTGCAGTACGGGTTTGATCGACCTCTGCTTGTGCAGTATTTCGAATGGGCCGAAAGGGCTCTTCATGGTGATCTCGGGAATTCACCTTATTTGAATCAGCCGGTGGCGCAGATGTTGAAGGAGAGGATGGGTGTAACTATCATCCTGGGTATTTCCGCTCTTTCCTTTGCCATGCTTCTTTCCATCCCTCTGGGAATGCTGGCGGCCATTCGTCCCAACACCTGGATAGACAGAATAGCCCTCTCTATTTCTGTTATGGGGCAGGCCATGCCGTCATTCTGGTTCGGCCTGATCCTGATAATATTCTTTGGCGTTCATCTGCGGTGGCTGCCTATTTCAGGCAGTGACAGCTGGCGTCACTTTGTTATGCCAACCATTGCTCTCGGTTATTATGCGACTCCGGCAATCATGCGACTGGTGCGTTCGGGTATGATCGAGGTACTGGCTTCCGACCATATCAGGACTGCCCGGGCCAAGGGGTTGAGGTGGCCGAAGATTCTTTTCAAACATACCCTCAGAAACGCCATAATCCCGGTGGTGGCTGTTGCCGCTGTTCAACTGGGATTTATGTTAGGAGGGTCTATTGTCATTGAATCCATTTTTGCATTGAACGGCCTGGGTAATCTGGCCTGGGTTTCCATTTCCAGATCCGACCTGCCCGTTGTGCAGGCAATTGTGCTGTTTCTTTCCACAACCTATATCATTCTTACTTTTCTTGCGGATCTTCTCAACGCCTTTCTGGATCCAAGAATCAGGAGCATTTGA
- a CDS encoding ABC transporter substrate-binding protein: MKKSTKLLSLLLVVFISCFCYFQPAFADKKNDTLNIAFSKELETLDRYFNTAREGIVVARHVFDNLLYRDPVTYEYKGLLAKSFKWNSNTEMEIILREGVRFHNGQEMTADDVVYTLNFAANPDNKVKTQRYSSWIDHVEKTGPYGVKIILKKPFPAAFEFLSGANPIYPKDYYKKVGTKGFGMKPIGTGPYRITDVIPGKKIVMEINKEYFKDSPKGQPSIGKIVWRTLPEINTQMAELMTGGLDWIYLVPPDQAAKLAKTPGITVTPAETMRIGYLTFDAANRSGKEHGMENPFVKLKVRQAVNHAINKTSIARNLIGGQSRAVYSACFPSQFGCEQDVKKYEYDPQKAKQLLAEAGYPDGFETTLYGYRNRPFAEAMIGDLAAVGIKAKLMMMKYSALREKARAGKAQMQFLTWGSYSINDVSAITSHFFEFEADDLARDEIVRDLLIEADTSIDQAKRKELYSKALKRIAEQAYWCPMFTYVSNNCYSDSLDFTPYPDAVPRFFQARWK; this comes from the coding sequence ATGAAAAAGAGTACCAAGTTGTTGTCTCTCTTACTGGTGGTGTTCATCAGTTGTTTCTGTTATTTTCAACCGGCTTTTGCCGATAAGAAAAATGATACCCTGAACATCGCTTTTAGCAAAGAACTTGAAACCCTTGACCGGTATTTTAATACCGCCAGGGAAGGGATTGTTGTAGCCAGACATGTTTTTGACAATCTTCTTTATCGTGACCCTGTCACCTATGAATATAAAGGTCTTCTGGCAAAATCATTCAAGTGGAACAGTAACACCGAAATGGAAATTATTCTCAGGGAGGGGGTGAGGTTTCACAACGGTCAGGAAATGACTGCTGATGATGTTGTGTACACACTGAACTTTGCTGCCAATCCCGATAACAAGGTCAAAACCCAGCGGTATTCAAGCTGGATTGATCATGTGGAGAAAACAGGTCCGTATGGAGTGAAAATCATCCTGAAAAAACCCTTTCCTGCTGCTTTTGAATTTCTGTCAGGTGCAAATCCAATCTATCCGAAAGATTATTACAAAAAGGTGGGTACCAAAGGATTTGGAATGAAACCCATCGGTACAGGACCTTACAGAATTACCGACGTGATTCCAGGCAAAAAAATAGTCATGGAAATCAATAAGGAATATTTCAAAGACAGTCCAAAAGGACAGCCTTCAATCGGTAAGATAGTCTGGCGAACCCTGCCGGAAATCAATACCCAAATGGCGGAATTGATGACGGGTGGTCTGGACTGGATCTATCTTGTCCCGCCCGATCAGGCAGCAAAGCTTGCTAAAACTCCAGGAATTACCGTAACTCCCGCGGAAACCATGCGAATCGGTTATCTCACTTTTGATGCGGCAAATCGTTCCGGCAAGGAACATGGTATGGAGAACCCTTTTGTCAAATTGAAGGTGCGTCAGGCTGTGAATCATGCAATAAACAAAACATCCATTGCTCGAAACCTGATTGGTGGCCAGTCTCGTGCCGTCTACTCTGCCTGTTTCCCATCACAGTTCGGATGTGAACAGGATGTGAAGAAGTATGAATATGATCCGCAGAAAGCCAAGCAGCTTCTGGCAGAGGCCGGTTATCCTGACGGATTTGAGACAACACTCTACGGTTATAGAAACAGACCTTTTGCCGAAGCGATGATCGGTGATCTGGCCGCCGTCGGAATCAAAGCGAAACTGATGATGATGAAATACTCTGCACTGAGGGAAAAAGCCCGTGCCGGAAAGGCGCAGATGCAGTTCCTCACCTGGGGCTCTTATTCCATCAATGACGTTTCAGCTATTACCAGCCATTTTTTTGAATTTGAGGCGGATGATCTGGCAAGAGATGAAATTGTCCGGGATCTGCTCATTGAGGCGGATACGTCAATTGACCAGGCAAAAAGAAAAGAACTGTATTCCAAGGCGCTAAAGCGGATCGCCGAACAGGCGTACTGGTGTCCGATGTTTACCTATGTTTCCAATAACTGTTATTCGGACAGCCTGGATTTTACTCCCTATCCTGACGCTGTCCCCAGGTTCTTCCAGGCCCGCTGGAAATAA
- a CDS encoding M20 metallopeptidase family protein, whose protein sequence is MKKWLVSLRNDFHRHPELSMEETRTTGRICEVLKNYDVEISTFDDMTGVVGIVCGKKTEGRGRTLALRADIDALPVQEYGDRKYRSVVDGVMHACGHDANTVIMLGVVRKIHESGLIEKINGTVKFIFQPAEEKLAGAKAMIAKGVLENPHVDWIVAGHMDPNLPVGTVGVFSHIGHASSDPFELVITGRGTHGASPQKGINPISAGGYFITALETILSRCINPADSAVISIGTFHAGNAGNVIPDHAVLKGSIRTHDESVRKKLLAAVEDLVKGVDTIFGTTSKLEVKPGAPLGVNDRGVCKFLHDASVSVLSEEKVRTLPFHMGSEDFYYFTEIIPGAIMRLGCADMESGIIAPLHSPRFDIHGDVLQIGTDIFFKAVENFFDVR, encoded by the coding sequence ATGAAGAAATGGCTTGTCTCGCTCAGGAATGATTTTCACCGTCATCCTGAACTGTCAATGGAGGAAACGAGAACTACCGGGCGAATCTGTGAAGTACTGAAAAATTATGATGTGGAAATAAGCACTTTCGATGATATGACCGGTGTTGTTGGAATCGTTTGCGGTAAAAAGACGGAAGGCAGGGGAAGGACACTTGCTTTACGTGCTGATATTGATGCTCTCCCGGTACAGGAGTATGGAGACAGGAAGTACAGATCGGTTGTTGATGGTGTTATGCACGCCTGCGGTCATGACGCAAATACGGTAATCATGCTGGGTGTTGTCAGGAAGATCCATGAATCCGGATTGATAGAAAAAATTAATGGTACGGTAAAATTTATTTTTCAGCCTGCGGAAGAAAAACTGGCTGGGGCAAAGGCCATGATTGCAAAGGGAGTTCTGGAAAACCCTCACGTGGACTGGATTGTTGCCGGACATATGGATCCGAATCTTCCAGTGGGTACTGTCGGTGTTTTTTCCCATATCGGTCATGCTTCCTCTGATCCCTTTGAGCTGGTTATTACCGGCAGAGGAACTCATGGTGCCAGTCCCCAGAAGGGGATAAATCCGATTTCAGCCGGAGGGTATTTTATCACTGCACTGGAGACAATCCTGTCGCGGTGCATTAATCCTGCGGATTCTGCTGTAATCAGTATCGGGACCTTTCATGCCGGTAACGCCGGCAATGTAATCCCTGATCACGCTGTTCTGAAAGGATCTATTCGAACCCATGACGAGAGCGTAAGAAAAAAATTACTTGCAGCAGTCGAAGACCTGGTAAAGGGCGTAGATACAATCTTCGGCACAACCAGCAAGCTGGAGGTCAAACCTGGTGCACCCCTGGGAGTGAATGACAGGGGTGTCTGTAAATTTCTCCATGATGCTTCAGTTTCCGTCTTATCGGAAGAGAAGGTCAGAACCCTGCCTTTTCACATGGGAAGTGAAGATTTTTACTATTTTACTGAAATTATTCCCGGCGCCATAATGCGCCTTGGCTGTGCCGACATGGAAAGTGGAATTATCGCTCCACTGCATTCCCCCCGTTTTGATATTCATGGGGATGTTTTACAGATCGGGACGGATATTTTCTTTAAGGCCGTGGAAAATTTCTTTGATGTTCGTTGA
- a CDS encoding IclR family transcriptional regulator: MASKELGKKAKESQKRQGGAQSIRRTIAILRSVSRFNQNGARLSRIAKDVDLPPPTVHRILMVLLEEDFLSFDPTTKLYNLGMELYSLGAATQQLSVRNRYRIALERICEQTNDVIHLVVRSGYDGVCIDRVTGNARVQVLGFDIGEHRLLGIGAAGQALLAFLPEKQREDILKANSPRYLKYYGIGTDEVRKWLKNTREKRYANSIQIVSPESIGVGVPVFNKKNEVIAAISMANIGGRMTPERCQMIAEIMLSEIAAIDPPSD, translated from the coding sequence ATGGCTTCAAAAGAGCTTGGAAAAAAAGCAAAGGAATCTCAAAAGCGACAGGGCGGAGCACAATCCATCCGTCGAACGATTGCCATTCTTCGATCAGTTTCCAGATTCAATCAAAATGGTGCCAGGCTTTCTCGCATTGCAAAGGATGTCGACCTGCCTCCCCCGACTGTTCATCGAATTCTTATGGTTCTGCTGGAGGAAGATTTCCTCTCATTCGATCCGACAACAAAACTGTACAATCTTGGGATGGAGTTGTATTCACTTGGGGCGGCGACTCAGCAGTTATCAGTAAGGAATCGTTACCGTATTGCTCTGGAGCGGATCTGTGAGCAGACAAATGATGTCATTCATCTGGTTGTCCGCTCAGGCTATGATGGAGTGTGTATTGACCGGGTAACGGGCAATGCGCGAGTTCAGGTCCTGGGGTTTGACATTGGTGAACACAGGCTTCTGGGAATTGGTGCGGCTGGTCAGGCTCTGCTTGCTTTTCTTCCTGAAAAACAGCGTGAAGATATTCTCAAGGCGAACAGTCCCCGGTATTTAAAATATTACGGGATTGGAACGGATGAAGTCAGAAAATGGCTGAAAAACACAAGAGAAAAAAGGTACGCAAACAGTATCCAGATTGTTTCTCCGGAATCCATAGGTGTGGGTGTACCTGTTTTTAATAAAAAAAATGAGGTTATTGCAGCCATCAGTATGGCCAATATTGGTGGACGTATGACACCTGAAAGGTGTCAGATGATTGCCGAAATAATGTTGTCGGAGATTGCAGCAATTGACCCGCCATCAGATTGA
- a CDS encoding MFS transporter translates to MNRTQRSTLTVSTISSFITPFMISSVNVALPAIEAGFRGQGISAVLLSWVATAYLLAAGVSLVPMGRLADIVGRKRIMGFGLALSSLSSLACAVSPNIVFLLVFRTLQGLGGGMIFGTSMAILTSVFPPQQRGKVIGIAVTAVYIGLMSGPFLGGLLTDYLGWRSLFIAIFCMGAVPLFFLLFFLDGEWADAAGEGYDFVGLFLYIPSLIAIIYGISTLQQVSGLLLFAGGCCGLSAFVWWQGRVTDPLFQVDLFLKNRPFALSNVAALIHYSATFGLVFLFSFYLQYIKGMDAKTTGMILIAQPLVMALFSAWAGRLSDRVEPRIPASIGMGITILMLFFFSFLDGETPVFLIVTGLAVLGSGFALFSSPNMNAIMGSVEPRHLGIAAGSSGTMRVLGQVVSMGIATLFFSLHVGSHTITPDLYPLLQLSISRTFLLFSVLCIFGLFASLSRGEIHR, encoded by the coding sequence ATGAACAGGACCCAGCGCTCAACTCTGACCGTCTCCACCATCAGTTCTTTTATTACACCTTTTATGATCTCGTCCGTCAATGTGGCCCTGCCGGCCATTGAGGCGGGCTTTCGCGGACAGGGAATCAGTGCAGTACTTCTCAGCTGGGTGGCGACTGCTTACCTGCTGGCCGCCGGGGTATCCCTGGTACCCATGGGAAGACTTGCCGATATTGTCGGCCGGAAAAGAATCATGGGTTTCGGTCTTGCGCTTTCTTCACTCAGCTCCCTTGCCTGCGCTGTTTCTCCAAATATTGTTTTTCTGCTCGTTTTCAGAACGCTGCAGGGACTCGGAGGTGGAATGATCTTCGGGACATCCATGGCGATTCTTACCTCGGTTTTTCCACCTCAACAACGTGGCAAAGTTATAGGAATAGCCGTTACAGCAGTCTATATAGGCCTAATGAGCGGTCCATTTCTCGGAGGACTCCTTACCGATTATCTTGGCTGGCGTTCTCTTTTTATTGCCATTTTCTGCATGGGGGCGGTGCCTCTTTTTTTCCTGCTTTTCTTCCTGGATGGCGAATGGGCCGATGCCGCGGGAGAAGGCTATGATTTTGTCGGCCTTTTTCTCTATATCCCCTCTCTGATTGCAATTATTTATGGCATCTCCACCTTGCAACAGGTCTCCGGGCTGTTGTTGTTTGCAGGTGGTTGCTGTGGCCTGTCGGCCTTTGTCTGGTGGCAGGGGAGGGTTACGGATCCTCTTTTTCAGGTCGATCTGTTCCTGAAAAACAGACCATTTGCACTTTCCAATGTCGCCGCTTTGATTCATTACAGCGCGACCTTCGGCCTTGTTTTTCTTTTCAGTTTTTATCTCCAATATATCAAGGGGATGGATGCTAAAACCACCGGTATGATTCTTATTGCCCAACCCCTGGTGATGGCCCTTTTCTCAGCCTGGGCGGGACGTCTTTCCGATCGTGTCGAACCGCGGATTCCAGCTTCCATTGGCATGGGAATAACTATTCTTATGCTGTTTTTTTTCAGCTTTCTGGATGGCGAAACCCCCGTTTTTCTCATAGTGACCGGTCTTGCAGTTCTTGGATCAGGGTTTGCTTTATTCTCCTCTCCTAATATGAACGCCATCATGGGTTCGGTGGAACCACGTCATCTAGGTATTGCTGCGGGATCTTCAGGGACCATGCGAGTTCTGGGCCAGGTTGTATCTATGGGAATTGCCACACTTTTCTTTTCGCTCCATGTGGGCAGTCATACAATCACTCCTGATCTTTATCCTCTGCTGCAACTCAGTATCAGCAGAACATTTCTTCTCTTCAGCGTGCTGTGTATCTTTGGGCTTTTTGCGTCACTGTCCCGGGGCGAAATTCACAGGTAA
- a CDS encoding hydrogenase/urease maturation nickel metallochaperone HypA, with the protein MHEFSLAQGLYDQLLDLLDEHGADKIIMAEVGVGRDAGIVVDSFTFGFDVLARGSEKSRDMKLAVVEEAGSDLMLLRVELE; encoded by the coding sequence ATGCATGAGTTTTCTCTAGCCCAGGGGTTGTATGATCAGTTACTTGATCTTCTTGATGAGCATGGGGCCGACAAAATAATCATGGCCGAAGTCGGTGTCGGCAGAGATGCCGGTATTGTAGTGGATTCCTTCACTTTTGGTTTTGATGTGCTTGCACGTGGCAGTGAAAAGAGTCGGGATATGAAACTTGCTGTTGTGGAAGAGGCCGGATCCGATCTGATGCTGCTGCGGGTGGAGCTGGAGTAG
- the hypD gene encoding hydrogenase formation protein HypD produces MNSGKVTTDEERQRELFDELHEIVDRPIRLMVACGTQNRAILRYGIREKLPRYLDLVAGPGCSVCVMPAGHIDAFIKVALQPDVITAACDDLIRVPGSTESLESIMEKGAHVEIISAPMDALEIAVNEPDKIVVYPAVGFEATAPSVAETILEAARIGLDNFCVIPSIRLLPPTIDLLMHDPELNIQGLLCSDHINTISDTEAYTVLAKKHNLSCFIAGFEAVDILEGLVSLVKQIRNGESVFDDTSAFIYSSEEKKNARKMVAEVFFAVDTHWRGLGSIEQSGFVIRDELSLYDAVKRFNIRFSQGHEQCLCQCNAIISGRGLPPDCPAFGMACTPHNPIGPCMISDEGICSSYFKYNVDSRPNG; encoded by the coding sequence ATGAATAGCGGGAAAGTGACAACGGACGAGGAGCGTCAACGGGAACTGTTTGATGAGCTCCATGAAATTGTGGATCGGCCCATACGGCTGATGGTAGCCTGCGGTACACAGAACCGGGCTATTCTACGTTATGGGATTCGGGAAAAACTTCCCCGCTATCTGGACCTTGTGGCCGGTCCCGGCTGCAGTGTCTGTGTTATGCCGGCCGGTCATATCGATGCCTTTATCAAAGTGGCTTTGCAGCCCGATGTCATTACCGCTGCCTGCGATGATCTCATCAGGGTTCCGGGCAGTACCGAATCTCTTGAATCCATAATGGAGAAGGGAGCCCATGTTGAGATTATTTCCGCTCCCATGGATGCCCTGGAAATTGCGGTTAACGAACCGGATAAAATTGTTGTTTATCCTGCGGTGGGGTTTGAGGCTACTGCCCCTTCCGTTGCTGAGACGATTCTTGAAGCAGCCCGAATCGGCCTTGATAATTTTTGTGTTATACCTTCCATCAGACTGCTGCCGCCAACGATTGATCTGTTAATGCATGATCCGGAACTCAACATCCAGGGGTTGCTCTGTTCCGATCATATCAATACCATTTCCGATACGGAAGCCTATACGGTCCTGGCCAAAAAACATAACCTTTCCTGTTTTATTGCCGGTTTTGAAGCGGTTGATATTCTTGAAGGTCTTGTCAGCCTGGTGAAACAGATAAGAAACGGAGAGTCTGTTTTCGATGACACCTCCGCCTTTATCTATTCATCGGAGGAAAAAAAGAACGCTCGAAAAATGGTTGCAGAGGTCTTTTTTGCCGTGGATACCCATTGGCGGGGACTGGGGTCGATAGAGCAGAGCGGATTTGTTATCCGTGATGAGCTTTCTCTTTACGATGCGGTCAAGCGGTTTAATATCAGGTTTTCCCAGGGACATGAACAGTGTCTCTGCCAATGTAATGCCATTATTTCCGGCCGTGGTCTTCCGCCGGACTGTCCGGCTTTCGGAATGGCCTGTACTCCCCATAATCCCATCGGTCCCTGTATGATTTCCGACGAGGGTATCTGTTCATCCTATTTTAAATATAATGTAGATTCCCGGCCAAATGGCTGA
- a CDS encoding NADH-quinone oxidoreductase subunit B family protein has protein sequence MGVTTALEWLGSCSGCEIAILNIGEDLVPLITETLDIVHAPVLMDHKYFGQCGEGVTLTIPDAVVGIVTGGVSNHEHVEVLEEMREKCKVLIALGTCATHGGIPALMNGWNQQEGWQDIFRTASTDPGAEIPDVEVPAPLDRVYACDEKVKIDMQLPGCPPNPELIAEVIISLVEGRDPVLPGKSVCDTCPTKREGKGAVNKVKRFIANADFKPGGPIDEMRCLLEQGYMCMGPVTAAGCAKRGAPSCISARVPCRGCFGPVRKGGNQLLDMMNALASNGIDYKSVVDRRSILRFSGAHGRLRPVKKRVEREEK, from the coding sequence ATGGGAGTAACTACCGCTTTGGAGTGGTTGGGGTCCTGTTCGGGGTGTGAGATTGCCATCCTGAATATCGGAGAAGATCTTGTTCCGCTTATAACTGAAACCCTGGATATCGTCCATGCGCCAGTCCTGATGGACCATAAATATTTCGGCCAGTGCGGGGAAGGTGTGACGTTGACCATTCCCGATGCAGTGGTGGGAATTGTCACAGGTGGTGTGAGTAACCATGAGCATGTGGAGGTACTTGAGGAGATGCGGGAAAAATGCAAGGTACTTATTGCTCTAGGTACCTGTGCTACTCATGGAGGTATTCCTGCCCTGATGAATGGCTGGAATCAGCAGGAAGGGTGGCAGGATATTTTCAGGACAGCATCGACGGACCCTGGCGCTGAGATACCTGACGTTGAGGTTCCGGCACCACTTGATCGGGTATATGCCTGTGACGAGAAAGTTAAAATTGATATGCAGCTGCCCGGCTGTCCGCCCAATCCGGAACTGATCGCAGAGGTTATTATATCCCTGGTGGAAGGACGGGATCCCGTATTGCCTGGTAAAAGTGTCTGTGATACCTGTCCCACCAAGCGGGAAGGCAAAGGCGCGGTCAACAAGGTGAAACGGTTTATAGCCAATGCAGATTTCAAACCGGGTGGACCTATTGACGAAATGCGCTGTCTGCTGGAGCAGGGATATATGTGCATGGGGCCTGTGACGGCCGCCGGGTGCGCCAAACGGGGAGCACCAAGTTGTATCAGTGCAAGGGTACCTTGTCGCGGTTGTTTCGGTCCTGTGCGTAAGGGAGGCAATCAACTGTTGGACATGATGAATGCCTTGGCCAGCAATGGTATTGACTATAAATCTGTTGTCGATCGCCGTTCGATTTTACGATTTTCTGGAGCCCATGGAAGACTGCGCCCCGTGAAAAAGCGTGTTGAAAGGGAGGAAAAATAA
- a CDS encoding hydrogenase iron-sulfur subunit, translating to MSFEPKIVAFCCNWCSYAAADLAGTARMQYPHNVRIIRVMCSGMVHPEFVMDALAQGADGVMVLGUHLGECHYLDGNYKAMDRSDMVAELMEDFGYESERFNLTWVSSAEPDKFVEAVTEMTTRIKKLGPVNGEQTPVV from the coding sequence ATGAGTTTTGAGCCAAAAATTGTTGCATTCTGTTGCAACTGGTGCTCCTACGCCGCAGCTGATCTCGCAGGGACTGCCAGAATGCAGTATCCGCATAATGTGCGGATTATACGGGTGATGTGCTCGGGTATGGTTCATCCGGAGTTTGTCATGGATGCGCTTGCCCAGGGTGCGGACGGGGTGATGGTCCTTGGCTGACACCTCGGTGAATGTCATTACCTGGATGGTAATTATAAGGCAATGGATCGTTCAGATATGGTAGCCGAACTGATGGAGGATTTCGGTTATGAGTCAGAGCGTTTTAATTTAACATGGGTATCATCTGCCGAACCGGACAAGTTCGTTGAAGCGGTAACGGAGATGACCACTCGCATAAAAAAACTGGGTCCTGTGAATGGTGAGCAGACCCCGGTTGTGTAA